One Spinacia oleracea cultivar Varoflay chromosome 4, BTI_SOV_V1, whole genome shotgun sequence DNA segment encodes these proteins:
- the LOC130459804 gene encoding uncharacterized protein has product MENNNQNIIMGSELMVKLNLANFLEWEAKLVEIVRLNGLEYVLLHPMPSYYARDMTPERFSAWDADLKKVMSLMLNNIPDEWARRFVAYEPFTLIKNLRDICRGSTEDRDLNVHELIESMSGRKVSSPNRCYRMEVQETHVQLLRTKQRVGVPLRFHVDLMLSYFDRLSLLGTPISERMAVSILLNSLHSGFGRFRQLYLSEPREETVAEFVHLVRKAEIILDCEAKDLLKAKGRPFKKSGKSKGNAKSKQDKSTSSCLYCDGIGHYKRECPKLKEDQKNGTVVPSSGTKKK; this is encoded by the exons atggaaaacaacaatcaaaacatcatcatgggttctgagcttatggtcaagctgaacctagcaaattttcttgaatgggaagctaagctagttgaaatagtcagactcaatggacttgagtatgtactgttacatcccatgccaagctactatgccagagacatgacccctgaaagattttccgcctgggatgcggatctcaaaaaggttatgagtctcatgctgaacaatatccctgatgaatgggctagaaggtttgtagcttatgaaccttttacgctcatcaagaatctgagggatatctgtcgtggaagcacggaggacagggacctgaacgtccatgagttgattgaatcaatgtctggtcgaaaggttagttctcccaacaggtgttataggatggaagtccaagaaacacatgttcagctccttcgcactaaacaaagggtaggcgtcccactaaggttccatgtggatcttatgctttcatattttgatcgccttagtctgctaggaacaccaataagcgaaaggatggcagtctctatcttgctcaattcactgcacagtgggtttggtcgcttcaggcaactatacctaagtgaaccaagagaagaaacagttgcagaatttgttcaccttgtcagaaaggctgagataatactggactgtgaagccaaagatttactcaaggctaaagggagaccgttcaagaaaagtggaaagtccaagggcaatgctaaatcaaagcaggacaagtccacatcaagctgtctttattgtgatggaataggccattacaaaagagagtgtccaaagctaaaggaagatcagaagaacggaacagtcgttccatcttcag ggactaagaagaagtag